In the genome of Hydrogenispora ethanolica, the window GTCACCCATTCGCTGGTGGCGGACACCACCGACGCCAATGTCCTGAAAAATATCGGCATCGCCAACTTCGACGTCGTGATCGTGGCCATCGGCGAAAATGTTCAGGCCAACATCATGACCACCCTGCTCCTGAAAGAGTTGGGCGTCAAATACGTACTGGTCAAGGCTTTGAATAAGATGCAGGGCCGGGTGCTGGAGAAGATCGGAGCGGACCGGGTCGTCTACCCCGAGCGGGACATGGGCAAGCGAGTGGCCCATAATCTAGTGGCGCCGAACATGGTCGATTATATTGAGCTGGCGCAAGGTTTCCGGATCAGTGAGTTTATGGCCTACAAGGATATGTTCGGCAAAAGCTTGCGTACGCTGAACCTGCGCTTCAAGTACAACCTGAATGTGCTGTTGATCAAGCGGGCCGGGGGCGAATTGATCTCCTCGCCCGGACCGGACGATATTATCCAGATGGGCGACATGCTCGTGCTGGCCGGCGAAAAAGAAGCCCTGGACAACTTCGAGCGGCACCAGGATCAGCTCAAGAAACAGATTAAGTGAGACAGCGCCGGCCGGATGGCCGGTTTTTACTTTTGGAGGAAAGCGAGGAATGGCGATGGCGACGCAACGGCTGAGTCTGCCCCGGACCGCCACCCGGAAATTGCTCCGGGCGGTGTTGGAATTCGATCTGATCCGCCCCGGCGACAAGGTGCTGGTCGGCCTCTCCGGCGGCAAGGACAGCGCGCTGATGCTCTATGCCCTGGCGGTCTTGCAACGGCAGCGGCTGATCCCCTTTTCCCTGGGGGCGCTCCATATCGATCTGGGTTTTGCCACACCGTCCGATCCGGCGCCGCTGGCCGAGTATTGTAACCGGCTGGAAGTTGCGTTTCATCTCATGAAGACGGAGATCGCCAGGTACGCCTTTGGGCCGGAGAATCCCGAAGGGCCCTGCGCCACCTGTTCCTTCCTGCGCCGCGGCGCGATGAACCGTTTCGCCGGGGAGCACGGCTATAACGCGGTGGCTCTGGCCCACCATCACGATGACGCAGTGGAGACTTTCCTGATGAGTATCATTTATTCGGGCCAGATCAAGACCTTTCTGCCCCGGACCGATTTGGAACGTTCGGGGATCGCGGTCATCCGGCCGCTGGTCTATTTCCGGGAGGCGGAGATCCGCAAGCTGGTCGGGATGACCGGTTTTACGC includes:
- a CDS encoding tRNA 2-thiocytidine biosynthesis TtcA family protein — encoded protein: MAMATQRLSLPRTATRKLLRAVLEFDLIRPGDKVLVGLSGGKDSALMLYALAVLQRQRLIPFSLGALHIDLGFATPSDPAPLAEYCNRLEVAFHLMKTEIARYAFGPENPEGPCATCSFLRRGAMNRFAGEHGYNAVALAHHHDDAVETFLMSIIYSGQIKTFLPRTDLERSGIAVIRPLVYFREAEIRKLVGMTGFTPIPSPCPQDGRTKRAETKDLIRKLSRTDKRIFNNLAAAMREGRPGELWPAELSQEEKQRRILLGRQSSLTPLDNTRKE
- a CDS encoding potassium channel family protein; amino-acid sequence: MIKQYAVIGLGRFGTSVARTLFRLGQEVLAIDTSEERVKYIADEVTHSLVADTTDANVLKNIGIANFDVVIVAIGENVQANIMTTLLLKELGVKYVLVKALNKMQGRVLEKIGADRVVYPERDMGKRVAHNLVAPNMVDYIELAQGFRISEFMAYKDMFGKSLRTLNLRFKYNLNVLLIKRAGGELISSPGPDDIIQMGDMLVLAGEKEALDNFERHQDQLKKQIK